The following coding sequences lie in one Gorilla gorilla gorilla isolate KB3781 chromosome 5, NHGRI_mGorGor1-v2.1_pri, whole genome shotgun sequence genomic window:
- the MDC1 gene encoding mediator of DNA damage checkpoint protein 1 isoform X3: MEDTQAIDWDVEEEEETEQSSESLRCNVEPVGRLHIFSGAHGPEKDFPLHLGKNVVGRMPDCSVALPFPSISKQHAEIEILAWDKAPILRDCGSLNGTQILRPPKVLSPGVSHRLRNQELILFADLLCQYHRLDVSLPFVSRGPLTVEETPRVQGGTQPQRLLLAEDSEEEVDFLSERCMVNKSRTTSSSVIVPESDEEGHSPVLGGLGPPFAFNLNSDTDVEEGQQPATEEASSAARRGATVEAKQSEAEVVTEIQLEKDQPLVKERDDDTKVKRGAGNGVVPAGVILERSQPPGEDSDTDVDDDSRPPGRPAEVHLERAQPFGFIDNDTDVEEERIPATPVVIPMKKRKIFHGVGTRGPGAPGLAHLQESQAGSDTDVEEGRAPQAVPLEKSQASMVINSDTDDEEEVSAALTLAHLKESQPAIWNRDAEEDMPQRVVLLQRSQTTTERDSDTDVEEEELPVENREAVLKDHTKIRALVRAHSEKDQPPFGDSDDSVEADKSSPGIHLERSQASTTVDINTQVEKEVPPGAAIIHIKKHQVSVEGTNQTDVKAVGGPAKLLVVSLEEAWPLHGDCETDAEEGTSLAASAVADVRKSQLPAEGDAGAEWTAAVLKQERAHEVGAQGGPPVAQVEQDLPISRENLTDLVVDTDTLGESTQPQREGAQVPTGREREQHVGGTKDSEDNYGDSEDLDLQATQCFLENQGLEAVQSMEDEPTQAFMLTPPQELGPSHCSFQTTGTLDEPWEVLATQPFCLREFEDSETQPFDTHLEAYGPCLSPPRAIPGDQHPESPVHTEPMGIQGRGRQTVDKVMGIPKETAERVGPERGPLERETEKLLPERQTDVTGEEELTKGIQDREQKQLLARDTQRQESDKNGESASPERDRESLKVEIETSEEIQVKQVQKQTLPSKAFEREVERPVANRECDPAELEEKVPKVILERDTQRGEPEGGSQDQKGQASSPTLEPGVGAGDLPGPTSAPVPSGSQSGGRGSPVSPRRHQKGLLNCKMPPAEKASRIRAAEVSRGDQESPDACLPPTVPEAPAPPQKPLNSHSQKHLAPPPLLSPLLPSIKPTVRKTRQDGSQEAPEAPLSSELEPFHPKPKIRTWKSSRMTPFPATSAAPEPHPSTSTAQPVTPKPTSQATRSRTNRSSVKTPEPVVPTAPELQPSTSTDQPVTSEPTSQVTRGRKSRSSVKTPETVVPTALELQPSTSTDRPVTSEPTSQATRGRKNRSSVKTPEPVVPTAPELQPSTSTDQPVTSEPTYQATRGRKNRSSVKTPEPVVPTAPELQPSTSTDRPVTSEPRSQATRGRKNRSSVKTPEPVVPTAPELQPSTSTDQPVTSEPTSQATRGRKNRSSVKTPETVVPTAPELRPSTSTDQPVTPRPTSWTTRSRTNMSSVKTPETVVPTAPELQLSTSTDQPVTPKPTSRTTRSRTNMSSVKNPESTVPIAPELPPSTSTEQPVTPEPTSRATRGRKNRSSGKTPETLVPTAPKLQPSTSTDQPVTPEPTSQATRGRTNRSSMKTPETVVPTAPELQPSTSTDQPVTPEPTSQATRGRTDRSSVKTPETVVPTAPELQASASTDQPVTSEPTFRTTRGRKNRSSVKTPETVVPTAPELQPSTSIDQPVTPEPSSRATRGRTNRSSVKTPESIVPIAPELQPSTSRNQLVTPEPTSRATRCRTNRSSVKTPEPVVPTAPEPHPTTSTDQPVTPKLTSRATRRKTNRSSIKTPKPVEPAASDLEPFTPTDQSVTPEAIAQGGQSKTLRSSTVRAMAVPTTPEFQSPVTTDQPISPEPITQPSCIKRQRAAGNPGSLAAPIDHKPCSAPLEPKSQASRNQRWGAVRAAESLTAIPEPASPQLLETPTHASQIQKVEPAGRSRFTPELQPKASQSRKRSLATMDSPPHQKQPQRGEVSQKTVIIKEEEEDTAEKPGKEEDVVTPKPGKRKRDQAEEESNRIPSRSLRRTKLNQESTAPKVLFTGVVDARGERAVLALGGSLAGSAAEASHLVTDRIRRTVKFLCALGRGIPILSLDWLHQSRKAGFFLPPDEYVVTDPEQEKNFGFSLQDSLSRARERRLLEGYEIYVTPGVQPPPPQMGEIISCCGGTYLPSMPRSYKPQRVVITCPQDFPHCSIPLRVGLPLLSPEFLLTGVLKQEAKPEAFVLSPLEMSST; encoded by the exons ATGGAGGACACCCAGGCTATTGACTGGGATgttgaagaagaggaggagacagagCAATCCAGTGAATCCTTGAGGTGTAACGTGGAGCCAGTAGGGCGGCTACATATCTTTAGTGGTGCCCATGGACCAGAAAAAG ATTTCCCACTACACCTCGGGAAGAATGTGGTAGGCCGAATGCCTGACTGCTCTGTGGCCCTGCCCTTTCCATCTATCTCCAAACAACATGCAGAGATTGAAATCTTAGCCTGGGACAAGGCACCTATCCTCCGAGACTGTGGGAGCCTTAATGGTACTCAAATCCTGAGACCTCCTAAGGTTTTGAGCCCTGGGGTGAGTCACCGTCTGAGGAACCAGGAATTGATTCTCTTTGCTGACTTGCTCTGCCAGTACCATCGCCTGGATGTCTCTCTGCCCTTTGTCTCCCGGGGCCCTCTGACAGTAGAAGAGACACCCAGGGTACAGGGAGGAACTCAACCCCAGAGGCTTCTGCTGGCTGAGGACTCGGAGGAGGAAGTAG attttctttctgaaagGTGTATGGTAAACAAATCAAGGACCACATCTTCCTCTGTGATAGTTCCAGAGAG TGATGAAGAGGGGCATTCCCCTGTCCTGGGCGGCCTTGGGCCGCCTTTTGCCTTCAATTTGAACAGTGACACAGATGTGGAAGAAGGTCAGCAACCAGCCACAGAGGAGGCCTCCTCAGCTGCCAGAAGAGGTGCCACTGTAGAGGCAAAGCAGTCTGAAGCTGAAGTTGTAACTGAAATCCAGCTTGAAAAGGATCAGCCTTTAGTGAAGGAGAGGGACGATGATACAAAAGTCAAGAGGGGTGCAGGGAATGGGGTGGTTCCAGCTGGGGTGATTCTGGAGAGGAGCCAACCTCCTGGAGAGGACAGTGACACAGATGTGGATGATGACAGCAGGCCTCCTGGAAGGCCAGCTGAGGTCCATTTGGAAAGGGCTCAGCCTTTTGGCTTCATTGACAACGACACTGATGTGGAAGAAGAGAGGATCCCAGCAACCCCAGTTGTCATTCCTATGAAGAAGAGGAAGATCTTCCATGGAGTAGGTACAAGGGGTCCTGGagcaccaggcctggcccatcTGCAGGAGAGCCAGGCTGGTAGTGATACAGATGTGGAGGAAGGCAGGGCCCCACAGGCTGTCCCTCTGGAGAAAAGCCAAGCTTCCATGGTTATCAACAGCGATACAGATGACGAGGAAGAAGTCTCAGCAGCGCTGACTTTGGCACATCTGAAAGAGAGCCAGCCTGCTATATGGAACAGAGATGCAGAAGAGGACATGCCCCAACGTGTGGTCCTTCTGCAGCGAAGCCAAACCACCACTGAGAGAGACAGTGACACAGACGTGGAGGAGGAAGAGCTCCCAGTGGAAAATAGAGAAGCTGTCCTCAAGGATCACACAAAGATTAGAGCCCTTGTTAGAGCACATTCAGAAAAGGACCAACCTCCTTTTGGGGACAGTGATGACAGTGTGGAAGCAGATAAGAGCTCACCTGGGATCCACCTGGAGAGAAGCCAAGCCTCCACCACAGTGGACATCAACACACAAGTGGAGAAGGAAGTCCCACCAGGGGCAGCCATTATACATATAAAGAAGCATCAGGTGTCTGTGGAGGGGACAAATCAAACAGATGTGAAAGCAGTTGGGGGACCAGCAAAGCTGCTTGTGGTATCTCTAGAGGAAGCCTGGCCTCTGCATGGGGACTGTGAAACAGATGCAGAGGAGGGCACCTCCTTAGCAGCCTCAGCAGTTGCAGATGTAAGAAAGAGCCAGCTTCCAGCAGAAGGGGATGCTGGGGCAGAGTGGACTGCAGCTGTTCTTAAGCAGGAGAGAGCTCATGAGGTGGGGGCCCAGGGTGGGCCACCTGTGGCACAAGTAGAGCAGGACCTCCCTATCTCAAGAGAGAACCTCACAGATCTGGTGGTGGACACAGACACTCTAGGGGAATCCACCCAGCCACAGAGAGAGGGAGCCCAGGTCCccacaggaagggagagagaacaaCATGTGGGTGGGACCAAGGACTCTGAAGACAACTATGGTG ATTCTGAAGATCTGGACCTACAAGCTACCCAGTGCTTTCTGGAGAATCAGGGCCTGGAAG CAGTCCAGAGCATGGAGGATGAACCTACCCAGGCCTTCATGTTGACTCCACCCCAAGAGCTTGGCCCTTCCCATTGCAGCTTCCAGACAACAG GTACCCTAGATGAACCATGGGAGGTCCTGGCTACACAGCCATTCTGTCTGAGAGAGTTTGAGGACTCTGAGACCCAGCCTTTTGACACCCACCTTGAGGCCTATGGACCTTGCCTGTCTCCACCTAGGGCAATACCAGGAGACCAACATCCAGAGAGCCCAGTTCACACAGAGCCAATGGGGATTCAAGGCAGAGGGAGGCAGACTGTGGATAAAGTCATGGGTATACCAAAAGAAACAGCAGAGAGGGTGGGCCCTGAGAGAGGGCCAttggagagagaaactgagaaacTGCTACCAGAAAGACAGACAGATGTGACAGGAGAGGAAGAATTAACCAAGGGGATACAGGACAGAGAACAAAAACAGTTGTTAGCTAGAGACACCCAGAGACAAGAATCTGACAAAAATGGGGAAAGTGCAAGTCCTGAAAGAGATAGGGAGAGTTTGAAGGTAGAAATTGAGACATCTGAGGAAATACAAGTGAAACAAGTACAGAAGCAGACCCTTCCAAGCAAAGCATTTGAGAGAGAAGTAGAGAGACCAGTAGCAAACAGAGAGTGCGATCCAGCCGAGTTAGAAGAGAAGGTGCCCAAAGTGATCCTGGAGAGAGATACACAGAGAGGGGAGCCAGAGGGAGGGAGCCAGGACCAGAAAGGGCAGGCCTCCAGCCCAACACTAGagcctggggtgggggcgggggaccTTCCGGGACCTACCTCAGCCCCCGTACCTTCTGGGAGCCAGTCAGGTGGAAGGGGATCCCCAGTGAGCCCCAGGAGGCATCAGAAAG GCCTCCTGAATTGCAAGATGCCACCTGCTGAGAAGGCTTCCAGGATCAGAGCTGCTGAGGTTTCCAGG GGCGATCAGGAATCTCCAGATGCTTGTCTGCCTCCTACAGTGCCTgaagccccagccccaccccaaaaGCCCCTTAACTCTCACAGCCAGAAACATCTTGCACCTCCGCCCCTTCTTTCTCCCCTTTTACCTTCTATCAAGCCAACCGTTCGTAAGACCAGGCAAGATGGGAGTCAGGAAGCTCCAGAGGCTCCCTTGTCCTCAGAGCTGGAGCCTTTCCACCCAAAGCCTAAAATTAGAACTTGGAAGTCCTCCAGAATGACACCCTTTCCAGCTACCTCTGCTGCCCCTGAGCCCCACCCTTCCACCTCCACAGCCCAGCCAGTCACTCCCAAGCCCACATCTCAGGCCACTAGGAGCAGGACAAATAGGTCCTCTGTCAAGACCCCTGAACCAGTTGTCCCCACAGCCCCTGAGCTCCAGCCTTCCACCTCCACAGACCAGCCTGTCACCTCTGAGCCCACATCTCAGGTTACTAGGGGAAGAAAAAGTAGATCCTCTGTCAAGACCCCTGAAACAGTTGTGCCCACAGCCCTTGAGCTCCAGCCTTCCACCTCCACCGACCGACCTGTCACCTCTGAACCCACATCTCAGGCTACTAGGGGAAGAAAAAATAGATCCTCTGTCAAGACCCCTGAACCAGTTGTCCCCACAGCCCCTGAGCTCCAGCCTTCCACCTCCACAGACCAGCCTGTCACTTCTGAGCCCACATATCAGGCTACTAGGGGAAGAAAAAATAGATCCTCTGTCAAGACCCCTGAACCAGTTGTCCCCACAGCCCCTGAGCTCCAGCCTTCCACCTCCACCGACCGACCTGTCACCTCTGAACCCAGATCTCAGGCTACTAGGGGAAGAAAAAATAGATCCTCTGTCAAGACCCCTGAACCAGTTGTCCCCACAGCCCCTGAGCTCCAGCCTTCCACCTCCACAGACCAACCTGTCACCTCTGAGCCCACATCTCAGGCTACTAGGGGAAGAAAAAATAGATCCTCTGTCAAGACCCCTGAAACAGTTGTGCCCACAGCCCCTGAGCTCCGGCCTTCCACCTCCACAGACCAGCCTGTCACCCCCAGGCCCACATCTTGGACCACTAGGAGCAGGACAAATATGTCCTCTGTCAAGACCCCTGAAACAGTTGTCCCCACAGCCCCTGAGCTCCAGCTTTCCACCTCCACAGACCAACCTGTCACCCCTAAGCCCACATCTCGGACCACTAGGAGCAGGACAAATATGTCCTCTGTGAAGAACCCTGAATCAACTGTCCCTATAGCCCCTGAGCTCCCACCTTCCACCTCCACAGAGCAGCCTGTCACCCCTGAGCCCACATCTCGGGCTactagaggaagaaaaaatagatcCTCTGGCAAGACCCCTGAAACACTTGTCCCCACAGCCCCTAAGCTCCAGCCTTCCACTTCCACAGACCAACCTGTCACTCCTGAGCCCACATCTCAGGCCACCAGGGGCAGGACAAATAGGTCCTCTATGAAGACCCCTGAAACAGTTGTCCCCACAGCCCCTGAGCTCCAGCCTTCCACCTCCACAGACCAGCCTGTTACCCCTGAGCCTACGTCTCAGGCTACTAGGGGAAGAACAGATAGATCCTCTGTCAAGACTCCTGAAACAGTTGTCCCCACAGCCCCTGAGCTACAGGCTTCCGCCTCCACAGACCAGCCTGTCACCTCTGAGCCCACATTTCGGACCACTAGGGGAAGAAAAAATCGGTCCTCTGTCAAGACCCCTGAAACAGTTGTGCCCACAGCCCCTGAGCTCCAGCCTTCCACCTCCATAGACCAACCTGTCACCCCTGAGCCCTCATCTCGGGCCACTAGGGGCAGGACAAATAGGTCCTCTGTCAAGACTCCTGAATCAATTGTCCCTATAGCCCCTGAGCTTCAGCCTTCCACCTCCAGAAACCAGCTTGTCACCCCTGAGCCCACATCTCGGGCCACTAGGTGCAGGACAAATAGGTCCTCTGTCAAGACCCCTGAGCCAGTTGTCCCCACAGCCCCTGAGCCCCATCCTACCACCTCCACAGACCAGCCTGTCACCCCCAAGCTCACGTCTAGGGCCACTAGGAGAAAGACAAATAGGTCCTCTATCAAGACTCCCAAACCAGTTGAACCAGCAGCCTCTGATCTTGAGCCTTTTACCCCCACAGACCAGTCTGTCACCCCTGAGGCCATAGCTCAGGGTGGTCAGAGCAAAACACTGAGGTCTTCCACAGTAAGAGCTATGGCGGTTCCTACCACCCCTGAATTCCAATCTCCTGTCACCACAGACCAGCCTATTTCCCCTGAGCCTATTACTCAACCCAGTTGCATCAAGAGGCAGAGAGCCGCTGGGAACCCTGGCTCCCTCGCAGCTCCCATTGACCATAAGCCTTGCTCTGCACCCTTGGAACCTAAATCCCAGGCCTCAAGGAACCAAAGATGGGGAGCAGTGAGAGCAGCTGAATCCCTTACAGCCATTCCTGAGCCTGCCTCTCCCCAGCTTCTTGAGACACCAACTCATGCCTCCCAGATCCAAAAGGTGGAACCAGCAGGTAGATCTAGGTTCACCCCGGAGCTCCAGCCTAAGGCCTCTCAAAGCCGCAAGAGGTCTTTAGCTACCATGGATTCACCACCACATCAGAAACAGCCCCAAAGAGGGGAAGTCTCCCAGAAGACCGTGATTatcaaggaagaggaagaagatacTGCAGAGAAGCCAGGGAAGGAAGAG GATGTCGTGACTCCaaaaccaggcaagagaaagagagaccaggCAGAGGAGGAGTCCAACAGAATACCAAGCCGCAGCCTCCGACGGACCAAACTTAACCAAGAATCAACAGCCCCCAAA GTGCTCTTCACAGGAGTGGTGGATGCTCGGGGAGAGCGGGCTGTGCTGGCACTGGGGGGAAGTCTGGCTGGTTCAGCGGCAGAGGCTTCCCACCTGGTCACTGATCGCATCCGCCGGACAGTCAAGTTCCTGTGTGCCCTGGGGCGGGGAATCCCCATTCTGTCCCTGGACTGGCTGCATCAG TCCCGCAAGGCTGGTTTCTTCTTACCCCCGGATGAATATGTGGTGACCGACCCTGAGCAAGAGAAGAACTTTGGCTTTAGCCTTCAAGACTCACTGAGCCGGGCTCGGGAGCGAAGGCTGCTAGAG gGCTATGAGATCTATGTGACCCCTGGAGTCCAGCCACCACCACCTCAGATGGGAGAGATCATTAGCTGCTGTGGAGGCACATACCTACCCAGCATGCCTCGGTCCTATAAG CCTCAGAGAGTTGTGATCACATGCCCTCAGGACTTCCCTCATTGCTCCATTCCACTACGGGTTGGGCTGCCCCTCCTCTCGCCTGAGTTCCTGCTGACTGGAGTGCTGAAGCAGGAAGCCAAGCCAGAGGCCTTTGTCCTCTCCCCTTTGGAGATGTCATCCACCTGA